A window from Acidobacteriota bacterium encodes these proteins:
- a CDS encoding DinB family protein, whose protein sequence is MSLASHAVSEIKGAHEYFTRSSQLLTEEHANLTPAPGMMTTVQQIAHAAHTIDWFLEGAFRPEGFDLDFDKHTAAINAVSSMAAARAWFDRAFAAAIARIEPLSDADLLTLMAEGPIMGGEPRIGMIGAITDHTAHHRGALTVYTRLAGLVPPMPYMDM, encoded by the coding sequence ATGTCGCTCGCCAGCCACGCCGTCTCCGAAATCAAGGGCGCCCACGAGTACTTCACCCGTTCCAGCCAACTGCTCACCGAAGAACACGCCAATCTCACGCCGGCGCCGGGGATGATGACCACCGTGCAACAGATTGCGCACGCGGCGCACACCATCGACTGGTTCCTCGAGGGCGCCTTCCGTCCCGAAGGCTTCGATCTGGATTTCGACAAGCATACGGCAGCCATCAACGCCGTGTCGTCGATGGCCGCGGCGCGAGCGTGGTTCGACCGCGCATTCGCTGCTGCCATCGCTCGCATCGAGCCGCTCAGCGACGCCGACCTGCTGACGCTTATGGCCGAAGGTCCGATCATGGGTGGCGAACCACGGATCGGCATGATCGGCGCCATCACCGATCACACCGCCCACCACCGCGGTGCGCTCACGGTCTACACGCGCCTCGCGGGCCTGGTGCCGCCGATGCCGTACATGGACATGTAA
- a CDS encoding DUF4214 domain-containing protein, which translates to MSHRAAVGLVGLVLLVGGVTPASAQRRGQVQPRDGACFYRDADYRGDSICIAIGDAAATLPADLDDQISSVRVFGGAEVIVFHNRRFGGDSNVITSDIRNLRSEGLNDRISSIQVEGRRYGNRGGGGGGRYRSNRPDPDGIVRSAYRDLLGREPDDAGLREYRRRVLQDDWTEQDVRDDIRKSPEYRERTTMTPAKAEEIVRQAYRSVLGREPDEAGARGYIQHVLHNGWTQREVERELRNSPEYRNRRR; encoded by the coding sequence ATGAGTCACAGAGCTGCGGTCGGACTGGTGGGCCTGGTGTTGCTGGTCGGGGGCGTGACCCCGGCGAGCGCGCAGCGCCGCGGACAGGTGCAGCCTCGCGACGGTGCGTGCTTCTACCGCGACGCGGACTATCGTGGCGACTCCATCTGCATCGCCATCGGGGATGCCGCCGCGACGCTGCCCGCAGACCTGGACGATCAGATCTCCTCGGTCCGTGTCTTCGGCGGCGCCGAGGTCATCGTCTTTCACAACAGGCGCTTCGGTGGAGACTCCAACGTCATCACCTCCGACATCCGCAACCTGAGGAGTGAAGGGCTGAACGACCGGATCTCGTCGATCCAGGTCGAGGGCAGACGCTACGGCAATCGTGGTGGCGGAGGTGGCGGCCGATACCGCTCGAACCGGCCCGACCCCGACGGCATCGTCAGGAGTGCGTACCGTGACCTGCTCGGCCGCGAGCCCGATGACGCCGGACTACGGGAATATCGTCGCCGCGTGCTCCAGGACGACTGGACCGAGCAGGACGTGCGCGACGACATTCGCAAGAGCCCGGAGTATCGCGAGCGTACGACGATGACGCCGGCCAAAGCGGAGGAGATCGTGCGCCAGGCCTATCGGAGCGTGCTCGGTCGCGAGCCCGATGAGGCCGGCGCACGCGGCTACATCCAGCACGTGCTCCACAACGGGTGGACCCAGCGCGAGGTCGAACGCGAACTGCGCAACAGCCCCGAATACCGGAATCGCCGACGGTAG